The Setaria viridis chromosome 6, Setaria_viridis_v4.0, whole genome shotgun sequence genome contains a region encoding:
- the LOC117861424 gene encoding intermembrane lipid transfer protein VPS13, which translates to MFERVVSQVLAGLLGRYVKGIQKEQLKIGFWSEEILLKNVELILEAFDYLQLPFALKNGRIGKLSIRIPWKKLGWDPIIIVIEDVFVCACPREDSEWSSDSLDKRELAGKLAKLNAIELAKFSRRVTDNQTGQSFLSYISAKILDNIQVSMRNFHIVYMDTHNDQGNFVFGLEFSSLSIQTDTQKQSFTMSLMARSRQDEVNKIIEISDVGIYCHQLEEQQDLCNVGALGNGHSRDDYLVNPFSVTVSVLANKAAKLDGAPQYDMTVELSALALSVDEIQLQQILNLYDYFTICDLRTKYGRYRPSQSSLSKRHKGWQRRWWQYAQNSVLADVRRRLKKTSWRYFKQRLNYRLGYVKLYRMKLELLQKGQIVSKDILQELENMDKECDIDDILNYRTMAEQQLQESLVKSTQDTSSPGSPRTDEQLAGASRGWLNWLSLGMLGAGGTADSSSFAGVVSEDIIKDIYEGTEFHPVSSAEYYLTKENYYSLFVRLSVSQIVTTVASRRFGMKLVDAVFAGLGMELKKWDDSATILAWLDSLQVINPSNDMKILMAEKCSTGDGLGAPVISIQVDFPKSNQGSEASTRVVVQEFSAIYEPEFLFNVLHVYDLFSSFQFQHDRVLSSLNRFDNLGARLVSKLKYMSSNRKKLIWDLRIHHFAIRLPSQNCERKELTMVVEAGDLFIHSKDNAEDVSQTQENNSFLDRISKSLPSYFSDDMLLGIQLDELYNHFEVGLTGFQVKVLLPDRHNVSSTLIKLDASIALQLCVFLDEPVLKQLEVGFIVPFIDMYLSQTMYSAIVNLPTVKGTNLVRNSTFDNAKTHGHKKLALNMSVSLKLAKLGLQIDLDGNYDESSGIMVAVEDIDIRYAVCELSDLSLVMKTINITSNKWKDESDSHVLCLSGNLTQCPENSVEACLNLHYRTHMYDDQMHHVYQLNIRDVDLHVNPSVIGQIRMFLRNLDSGPSVGSVIESAMIDQGSRKSGANNGMLPKFSLSNLCGADGTLFTGVSVDHFPFVDTDYTYGYSFGCLGTQDVQAQESSYSKNEQCHDSSGLNGSHASDLVSNSLSITQHSNCLSTSSNNHKNVSRTVLDLSLVSVRVHFPESCGTLATITIPESIATLTFFDASSWDLLLSANNLTLASPWTPPNIHELLWGTCSHHNASVLNVRVKKDLPALSTEVCVGIQNVCCVLPSKLLAMFVGFFLLDDWNPIAEQEHPLAGNNLECMGESHDCITYKFEICDCVVIFPVEEQDFFCLKLGVPHFFCEFIATGSSVEFAKRIPKEFFSSECIVSSRVDVICIYARNASISLLFVGEQTNFMLKLDENIPKRIHSLIEKLDAGIWIQVPCKEISWSQQPILPTSIMSKISQCNLIAEDLYFINGMETVIGVIDQLISIGKESKMYNGNALQFLEHRSFNEDNPDPNERTNITISIKDLRILLGRSKDKNLALERIATANLEFGVSAVLISEKPERMNLEIVSLALQSPGGYILISIVSDGPLSPVFIKFTKHHAGQDEILLSVPLFEVWLYLEDWNTIVNHFHSYVKKKVDSLPMEHPAASPQFPETTSSPFIASEFSSRDDPNLVVTCESIAGVVHIPIWEKEENHTRNHMAGTPASFTVQMSTHHEADDIQYREPKGCKFVTLTFESKHFVVMSGDSCMNFKCDLERMKIMLEMIQENKGTSVPFLHISKVKSSGYIHQSAKGLEHVSVDLQAEYMDASFSHQIFSFWRNMELKFPAASSAPSFCSVTFKAGLRKGSLLLNDGRWSSHGPVIETLLKNLTVQFSQMKDQTEVSAFVDLLVNYNNIDKVMWEPFIEPSRFQLNMLRKCADCALDISPSTDVCLSSSKQLNLNISEPLIEAIIRLSKMITDSLDPSNGGGLREDPGILRLSHDDVRTRRYAPYILSNDTSLPFRFKVYRGAVNSDDIDNFSVIDENFVPAGYAVPIYVEETLDEFFFQHREARSSEHLIEKRMNAVSHYMISIEFDGTSGPSKPMSMDLVGIYFFEVNFSSSKKPILGEESLGAFSSNRKGNDGLIVPVVLDVSLQNYSKRIRVYSTVILYNETSMPLELRFDIPFGVSSKVIGPIPPNKEIPLPVHLSEAGQIRWHPVGRTYLWSETRSLSSLLSRESRVGFMKSSVCYPAHPSKDPFRCCISVEEYNVPSSISTRKGQFCSERLNAQPVLGSSSPSNTKQSLTRTHFIRHVRLNTPLLIKNYLPVCISLTIDNGGSARVVSLKEVGSASVFSVDPSNDLGITIDIQDYRSLAIKFPRAESFSTAAKSNGFKFSTTETITFYSNLSNSPLNVMLEKSMDARSGARELYLSVPFLLYNCTDLLLTVTESSYERSGSTLVIPPSFELDGHARHLLEKSGLSLVDPSIQHVVGKMPVLDLMDGSSSVISCTNNSESVKKEFDKEVKAYMFAPDGHTPATELSVKLNAYPPNNGTETTRRDWSNPFLLVPGSGSTNITIPQSSTSGAFLVAAASIPVSTELFGRTRAIAFRPRYVICNACSNDLFFRQKGTRFSKHLSSGQHSFLHWSDTARELLVSIRFDGPGWQWSGSFFPDHLGDAQLKMRNSASGVSYMVRVEVQNADLDIHSKKFSGRNNINTGTVLILLSDDKTGFVPYRIDNFSMEKLRIYQQRCESIETIVYPYTSCEYAWDEPCYSHRLTVEIPGERSLGTFNLDILNDDVHVLLPSTSEKPERKFCISVHAEGAIKVLSVIDSNCHNTETKEPKEPKVADQKLELEMNFAEVINIHIPFIGISLISSSPQELLFVSAKEMMIVAMQSLDQQRFTVEIQSMQIDNQFPDSPHPVMLSFEGSQKGKSMNFFKSKDTKLRSASDNLSNTTEPVLRFAAAKWRTRDVSFVSYQCINISVAPVRLELEERLVLSMIEFFRSVSSRINLGHLEENLELSILGGATDLLREYEKISKHLSDKPLVQDSELLPSVVPVGAPWQQIHLLARKQKKVHIELFQLTPVKLTFSFTSTPWLSRNECGSDPSTGFNNTTAIQRGLMALLDVEGVPVHLGEIMVENLMASWQSVQDILVRHYSRQILHELYKVLGSAGVIGNPMGFARNVGFGLKDFISASRKGKLQSPVELLNGLAQGSKTLIGSTVYAVSSATSHFSKTAYKGLVAFTYDEQATSKMEERERQLGLHGEGVLNGFLEGLTGLLQSPIRGAEKHGLPGVISGLAMGTAGLVARPMASILEATGRTAQSIRNRSNPHESNRLRVRFPRPVARDRPLFPYSWEEAIGISLLARADGGRLKEETFVMCKTLKEPGKFLVLTEKLLLLVSSPYLVDLGSPQFVGVPPDPQWSIDTEMHLKSVVHLDRSLEVVNIVGSNGETSPRDKRGGARNRVMNSAFVPLFHLSIELPNVEDAEGTLQVLEALIDKGRARRWDKNILHRSNIS; encoded by the exons atgttcGAGAGGGTGGTGAGCCAGGtgctcgccggcctcctcggccGCTACGTCAAGGGCATCCAGAAGGAGCAGCTTAAGATCGGCTTCTGGAGCG AGGAAATACTGCTGAAAAATGTAGAGCTGATTCTGGAAGCCTTTGACTACCTGCAGCTGCCATTCGCACTGAAGAATG GGCGAATTGGGAAGCTAAGCATCAGGATTCCATGGAAAAAGCTTGGATGGGACCCTATTATTATTGTCATAGAAGATGTCTTTGTTTGTGCATGCCCGCGGGAGGACTCTGAG TGGAGCTCAGATTCTCTGGATAAGAGAGAACTAGCTGGAAAGTTGGCTAAACTTAATGCCATTGAGCTTGCTAAATTTTCCAGAAGAGTTACAG ATAACCAAACGGGCCAGTCATTTTTATCCTACATATCGGCAAAG ATACTGGACAATATCCAAGTTTCTATGCGAAATTTTCATATCGTATACATGGATACTCACAATGATCAA GGGAACTTTGTATTTGGTTTGGAATTCTCCAGTCTCTCAATACAAACAGATACTCAGAAGCAAAGTTTTACCAT GTCATTGATGGCTAGGTCTAGACAAGATGAAGTAAACAAGATAATAGAGATATCAGATGTTGGAATTTACTGTCATCAGTTAGAAGAACAGCAGGACCTATGCAATGTTGGTGCTCTTGGAAATGGCCACTCAAGGGATGATTATCTTGTAAATCCATTTTCTGTGACTGTGTCTGTCCTT GCTAACAAAGCTGCAAAGCTTGATGGTGCCCCTCAGTATGACATGACTGTAGAGCTAAGTGCATTG GCACTATCAGTTGATGAGATCCAGCTCCAGCAAATCTTAAATCTTTATGATTACTTCACTATCTGTGATTTGCGAACAAA ATATGGTCGTTACCGCCCATCTCAAAGCTCTTTATCTAAGAGACACAAAGGTTGGCAGAGAAGGTGGTGGCAGTATGCTCAGAATTCAGTATTAGCAGATGTTCGCAGAAGACTGAAGAAAACTTCATGGCGTTATTTTAAGCAGCGACT CAATTACCGCCTAGGATACGTCAAATTGTACCGAatgaaattggaacttctgcaGAAAGGACAG ATTGTTAGTAAAGACATTCTACAAGAGCTGGAAAATATGGACAAAGAATGTGATATAGATGACATACTTAACTACAGAACAATGGCAGAGCAACAACTGCAG GAATCATTGGTGAAATCTACACAAGATACGTCTAGTCCAGGAAGTCCTCGAACTGATGAACAGTTGGCAGGGGCAAGCCGGGGGTGGCTAAACTGGCTTTCTCTTGGAATGCTTGGTGCTGGTGGAACAGCTGACAGTAGCTCATTTGCTGGTGTTGTTTCTGAAGACATTATTAAG GATATATACGAGGGAACAGAATTTCATCCCGTTTCTTCTGCTGAATATTATTTGACGAAAGAAAACTACTATTCTTTGTTTGTTAGACTATCTGTTTCTCAGATAGTCACAACTGTCGCCTCCAG GCGGTTCGGCATGAAGCTTGTAGATGCAGTGTTTGCTGGGCTTGGTATGGAATTGAAAAAATGGGATGATTCAGCAACTATTCTTGCCTGGCTTGATTCTCTTCAAGTTATCAACCCGTCAAATGATATGAAAATCTTAATGGCTGAAAAG TGTAGCACTGGTGATGGTCTCGGGGCACCTGTTATCAGTATCCAAGTTGACTTTCCCAAGTCAAACCAAGGATCAGAAGCTTCAACAAGA GTTGTTGTCCAGGAATTCAGTGCCATCTATGAACCAGAATTTTTGTTTAACGTCCTACACGTCTACGATCTGTTTTCCTCTTTCCAGTTTCAGCATGATAGG GTGCTTTCCTCTCTAAATCGGTTCGATAATTTGGGAGCACGACTTGTCTCAAAACTAAA GTACATGTCTTCTAATCGTAAAAAGCTTATTTGGGATTTGAGGATTCACCATTTCGCCATTAGGCTACCATCACAGAATTGTGAAAGGAAAGAACTTACCATG GTTGTTGAGGCTGGAGATTTATTCATTCACTCCAAAGATAATGCTGAGGATGTTTCTCAGACACAAGAAAACAATTCCTTTCTTGATCGCATATCAAAAAGTCTTCCTAGTTATTTTTCTGATGATATGCTACTTGGTATCCAGTTGGATGAGCTTTATAACCACTTTGAAGTTGGCCTTACTGGGTTTCAG GTGAAGGTATTGCTGCCTGACAGACATAATGTTTCCTCCACACTGATTAAACTTGATGCTTCCATCGCACTTCAATTATGTGTATTCCTAGACGAACCAGTGCTAAAACAATTGGAG GTTGGCTTTATTGTGCCATTCATTGACATGTACCTCTCTCAGACAATGTACAGTGCTATTGTTAATTTGCCTACAGTGAAAGGAACTAACCTTGTCAGGAACAGTACATTTGATAATGCCAAGACACATGGACACAAGAAATTAGCCTTAAATATGTCTGTCTCTCTCAAGCTAGCTAAGTTGGGTTTACAGATTGACCTTGATGGTAATTATGATGAAAGTTCAGGTATCATGGTTGCCGTTGAAGACATAGATATCAG GTATGCTGTCTGTGAATTGTCAGACCTTTCTCTCGTCATGAAGACGATCAATATTACTTCCAATAAGTGGAAGGATGAATCAGATTCACATGTGCTATGTTTATCAGGAAATTTAACACAATGTCCTGAAAATTCTGTTGAAGCTTGCTTGAATCTGCATTACAGAACTCACATGTATGATGATCAAATGCATCATGTGTACCAGCTAAATATACGTGATGTTGATCTGCATGTTAACCCATCTGTTATTGGCCAGATACGGATGTTTTTGAGAAATCTTGATTCAGGACCTTCAGTCGGCAGTGTTATTGAATCAGCAATGATTGATCAGGGTTCCAGGAAATCCGGAGCAAATAATGGCATGCTTCCCAAGTTTTCCTTGTCAAATTTATGTGGTGCAGATGGCACACTATTCACAGGGGTTTCTGTTGACCACTTTCCCTTTGTAGATACAGATTACACATATGGATATAGTTTTGGATGCTTAGGAACTCAAGATGTTCAAGCACAAGAAAGTTCATATTCAAAGAATGAGCAATGTCATGATTCTTCAGGTTTGAATGGCTCTCATGCATCAGATCTTGTGAGCAATTCACTGTCTATCACTCAGCATTCAAACTGTTTATCTACCTCATCAAATAACCACAAGAATGTCAGCAGAACTGTTCTGGACCTATCTCTTGTTTCAGTTAGAGTACATTTCCCGGAATCATGTGGTACTTTAGCAACAATTACCATTCCTGAATCTATAGCAACACTCACTTTTTTTGACGCAAGCTCATGGGACCTACTATTGTCTGCAAACAATTTGACTCTTGCTTCACCATGGACTCCACCAAACATCCATGAGCTACTCTGGGGCACGTGTTCGCATCATAATGCTAGCGTGCTCAATGTCCGAGTTAAAAAAGACTTACCTGCACTGTCAACCGAAGTTTGTGTTGGAATTCAAAATGTTTGCTGTGTATTGCCATCAAAGTTACTGGCTATGTTTGTTGGATTCTTTTTGTTGGATGACTGGAATCCTATAGCAGAACAGGAACACCCGTTGGCAGGTAACAATCTTGAGTGCATGGGAGAATCACACGATTGCATAACATACAAATTTGAGATCTGTGATTGTGTCGTAATTTTTCCTGTGGAAGAGCAAGATTTCTTTTGTCTAAAGCTGGGAGTTCCACATTTTTTCTGTGAGTTCATTGCAACTGGAAGTTCTGTAGAATTTGCAAAGCGTATTCCCAAAGAATTCTTCAGTTCGGAGTGCATAGTTTCCAGTAGAGTTGATGTCATCTGCATATATGCAAGAAATGCATCCATATCACTTCTATTCGTAGGTGAACAAACAAATTTTATGCTGAAGCTTGATGAGAATATTCCTAAGAGAATCCATTCTCTTATTGAAAAGCTTGATGCTGGCATATGGATTCAGGTTCCTTGCAAAGAAATATCGTGGTCCCAGCAGCCTATTTTGCCCACCTCAATTATGAGCAAAATATCACAATGCAACTTGATTGCTGAAG ATCTCTATTTTATAAATGGGATGGAGACAGTTATTGGTGTTATTGACCAGTTAATTTCGATTGGCAAAGAAAGCAAAATGTACAATGGCAATGCCTTGCAGTTTTTAGAACATAGAAGTTTCAATGAGGACAACCCTGACCCTAACGAGCGTACCAATATCACCATTTCGATCAAGGATCTGAGGATTCTCTTGGGTCGCTCGAAAGATAAAAATTTGGCACTGGAGAGGATTGCCACTGCAAACCTGGAGTTTGGTGTTTCTGCTGTACTAATTAGTGAAAAACCAGAGCGCATGAACCTTGAGATTGTTTCTTTAGCCCTGCAGTCACCCGGTGGTTACATTCTCATCTCCATTGTTTCTGATGGGCCTCTATCTCCTGTTTTCATCAAGTTTACAAAGCACCATGCTGGACAAGATGAGATATTACTAAGTGTACCCCTTTTCGAGGTCTGGTTATATTTAGAGGATTGGAATACGATTGTTAATCATTTCCATTCATATGTAAAGAAAAAGGTAGACAGTTTGCCAATGGAGCATCCAGCAGCTTCGCCTCAATTCCCAGAGACGACATCATCACCATTTATTGCATCAGAATTTAGTTCACGAGATGATCCCAACTTAGTGGTAACATGCGAAAGTATTGCTGGTGTTGTTCATATACCTATCtgggagaaagaagaaaatcacACAAGAAATCACATGGCCGGGACTCCCGCTTCTTTTACAGTGCAAATGAGCACTCATCATGAGGCAGATGATATTCAATATCGTGAACCAAAAGGTTGCAAGTTTGTCACCTTAACTTTTGAGAGTAAACATTTTGTGGTGATGTCAGGTGATAGCTGCATGAATTTTAAATGTGATTTAGAGAGGATGAAGATAATGCTGGAAATGATTCAAGAGAACAAGGGTACCTCTGTTCCATTTCTGCATATATCTAaggtcaaatcttctggttatATTCATCAGTCAGCAAAGGGTTTGGAACATGTTTCTGTTGATCTACAAGCTGAATACATGGATGCTAGTTTTTCGCACCAGATATTTAGCTTTTGGCGCAATATGGAACTCAAATTTCCTGCTGCATCATCTGCACCCTCCTTTTGTTCTGTGACATTCAAGGCAGGATTAAGGAAAGGGTCTCTTCTTCTAAATGATGGAAGG TGGAGCAGTCATGGACCTGTAATAGAGACCTTATTGAAGAATTTAACTGTGCAATTTAGTCAAATGAAGGATCAGACAGAAGTTTCTGCTTTTGTTGACCTTCTAGTAAATTACAACAACATTGACAAG GTTATGTGGGAACCTTTCATAGAACCCTCAAGGTTTCAGCTAAATATGCTTAGAAAATGTGCTGATTGTGCGCTGGATATATCACCCAGTACTGATGTGTGTTTAAGTTCAAGCAAGCAGCTTAATCTGAATATATCAGAACCCTTAATTGAG GCTATCATCAGACTTAGCAAGATGATAACAGATTCTCTTGATCCAAGTAATGGTGGTGGTCTTCGAGAAGATCCTGGAATCTTGAGATTAAGCCATGATGATGTGCGTACCAGAAGATATGCACCATACATTCTCTCAAATGACACATCGTTGCCCTTTAGGTTCAAGGTGTACCGTGGTGCTGTTAATTCAGATGATATTGACAATTTCTCTGTAATAGATGAAAACTTTGTGCCAGCAGGGTATGCTGTCCCAATTTACGTCGAAGAAACTCTTGATGAATTCTTTTTCCAACACAGAGAAGCACGATCTTCTGAACATCTCATTGAGAAACGGATGAATGCTGTATCACACTATATGATCTCCATTGAGTTTGATGGAACGTCAGGGCCTTCAAAGCCAATGTCAATGGACCTTGTGGGCATTTACTTCTTTGAAGTAAACTTCTCTTCAAGTAAAAAGCCAATTCTCGGTGAAGAAAGTTTAGGAGCATTTTCGTCTAATAGAAAGGGTAACGATGGGTTAATTGTGCCTGTGGTGCTCGATGTTTCCTTACAGAATTACAGCAAGCGTATACGAGTTTACTCAACG GTTATACTGTACAATGAGACATCAATGCCCCTCGAATTGAGGTTCGATATACCATTTGGTGTATCTTCAAAG GTAATAGGGCCCATTCCTCCAAACAAAGAGATTCCACTGCCGGTTCATTTGTCTGAAGCTGGCCAGATTAGGTGGCATCCTGTTGGCAGAACATACCTATGGAGTGAAACCCGCTCCCTATCAAGTTTGCTTTCACGTGAAAGCAGGGTTGGGTTCATGAAATCATCTGTTTGCTATCCTGCTCACCCTAGTAAGGATCCATTTCGTTGCTGCATATCTGTTGAAGAGTACAATGTCCCTTCATCTATAAGTACCCGGAAGGGTCAGTTCTGTAGTGAACGTTTGAACGCACAACCAGTTCTTGGAAGTTCTTCTCCAAGTAATACTAAGCAGAGTTTGACAAGGACACATTTTATACGACATGTGAGGCTTAATACACCACTTCTCATAAAGAACTATCTCCCTGTGTGCATTTCTTTGACAATAGATAACGGTGGGTCTGCACGTGTAGTTTCGCTAAAGGAG GTGGGCTCTGCCTCTGTTTTTTCTGTTGATCCCTCCAACGATCTTGGAATTACAATTGATATTCAAGATTATAGGTCCTTGGCCATAAAGTTTCCCCGGGCCGAATCGTTCTCTACTGCAGCCAAGTCAAATGGCTtcaaattctccacaacagagacaATTACTTTCTACTCGAATCTGTCGAATT CTCCTCTTAATGTTATGCTGGAGAAATCAATGGATGCTCGTTCTGGCGCAAGAGAGTTGTATCTTTCTGTTCCATTTTTGTTGTACAATTGCACAGATCTATTGCTTACTGTCACTGAAAGCAGCTATGAGAGAAGTGGATCCACCCTTGTGATTCCTCCTAGTTTTGAGTTGGATGGACATGCAAGGCATTTGCTTGAAAAAAGTGGTCTTTCTCTTGTTGATCCATCCATACA GCACGTTGTAGGCAAAATGCCTGTGTTAGATTTGATGGATGGATCTTCTTCAGTGATAAGTTGTACCAATAACAGTGAGTCTGTAAAGAAAGAATTTGACAAAGAGGTTAAAGCTTATATGTTTGCTCCTGATGGACACACTCCAGCAACTGAACTTTCAGTTAAGTTGAATGCTTATCCACCTAATAATGGAACTGAAACAACTCGGCGAGATTGGTCAAATCCCTTCCTCCTTGTCCCTGGAAGTGGTTCAACAAATATTACTATTCCTCAGTCATCTACTTCTGGTGCCTTTTTAGTTGCAGCGGCATCCATACCTGTTTCAACTGAACTTTTTGGAAGGACAAGAGCTATTGCTTTCAGACCAAG ATATGTGATATGCAATGCTTGCAGCAATGATTTGTTCTTTCGACAAAAAGGAACGAGGTTTTCTAAGCACTTAAGTTCTGGGCAACACTCTTTCCTTCACTGGTCTGATACAGCAAG AGAGTTGCTGGTATCCATTCGATTTGATGGGCCAGGATGGCAATGGTCGGGAAGTTTTTTCCCTGATCACCTGGGAGATGCTCAACTGAAAATGAGGAATAGTGCCTCAGGTGTATCATATATGGTTCGAGTTGAGGTTCAAAATGCTGATCTAGACATACACAGCAAGAAATTTTCTGGAAGAAACAATATCAATACTGGTACAGTACTAATTCTGCTTTCTGATGACAAGACTGGTTTTGTACCTTACAGGATCGACAATTTTTCGATGGAG AAATTGCGGATATATCAGCAGAGATGTGAATCTATTGAAACAATTGTTTATCCCTACACATCCTGTGAATATGCTTGGGATGAGCCTTGCTATTCTCATCGCCTTACTGTTGAG ATTCCTGGAGAACGAAGTTTGGGTACATTCAATCTGGACATTCTCAATGATGATGTTCATGTGTTGCTACCATCCACATCTGAG aAACCTGAAAGGAAATTTTGCATTTCAGTACATGCAGAAGGAGCAATTAAG GTGCTAAGTGTTATTGATTCAAACTGTCACAATACGGAAACAAAAGAACCAAAGGAACCTAAAGTTGCTGATCAGAAACTGGAGCTTGAGATGAACTTTGCTGAAGTTATCAACATACACATACCATTCATCGGGATATCTTTAATAAGCTCTTCTCCCCAG GAATTGTTGTTTGTTTCTGCCAAGGAGATGATGATCGTTGCCATGCAGAGTTTAGATCAGCAGCGATTTACAGTTGAAATACAATCTATGCAAATCGATAATCAGTTCCCTGATAGCCCACACCCTGTCATGTTGTCATTCGAGGGCAGTCAAAAGGGAAAATCCATGAATTTTTTTAAGAGTAAAGATACTAAACTGAGATCAGCAAGTGACAATCTTTCCAATACCACAGAACCTGTGCTGCGGTTTGCTGCAGCTAAATGGAGAACCAGAGATGTCTCATTTGTTTCCTACCAGTGTATAAACATAAG TGTAGCACCTGTTCGCCTTGAACTTGAAGAACGACTCGTATTGAGCATGATTGAATTTTTTAGATCTGTTTCCTCTAGAATAAATCTTGGACACTTAGAGGAAAATCTTGAGTTAAGTATTTTAGGTGGTGCTACGGATCTGTTAAGAGAATATGAAAAAATCTCAAAGCACTTATCGGACAAGCCCCTGGTGCAAGACAGTGAATTGTTGCCTTCTGTTGTTCCAGTTGGTGCTCCATGGCAACAGATACACCTATTAGCGAGAAAGCAGAAAAAGGTGCACATTGAATTGTTTCAGTTGACTCCTGTCAAGTTGACTTTCAG TTTTACAAGCACACCATGGCTCAGTAGGAATGAATGTGGTTCGGATCCCAGCACAGGTTTCAACAACACTACTGCGATCCAG AGAGGTCTTATGGCCCTCTTAGATGTTGAAGGAGTACCAGTTCACCTTGGAGAAATAATGGTGGAAAATCTTATGGCCAGTTGGCAATCTGTTCAGGACATTCTTGTGAGGCATTATAGCAGGCAAATCCTCCATGAACTTTACAAG GTTTTAGGTTCTGCTGGCGTTATAGGAAATCCTATGGGTTTTGCTAGGAATGTTGGGTTTGGTTTAAAGGACTTCATATCTGCCTCAAGGAAAGGGAAATTACAG AGTCCGGTTGAACTATTAAACGGTTTAGCACAAGGTTCAAAAACTCTTATTGGAAGTACAGTTTATGCAGTCAGCAGCGCCACTTCTCACTTCAGTAAAACTGCTTATAAG GGCCTTGTTGCCTTTACGTATGATGAGCAAGCTACTTCAAAAATGGAAGAACGGGAAAGGCAGCTAGGTTTGCATGGGGAAGGAGTACTGAATGGGTTTCTAGAG GGTCTGACTGGGCTCCTCCAATCACCAATCCGGGGTGCTGAGAAACATGGTCTTCCTGGGGTCATCTCAG GTTTAGCAATGGGAACTGCTGGGCTTGTGGCGCGGCCTATGGCTAGCATTCTTGAAGCCACAGGCAGAACTGCCCAGAGCATAAGAAACAGAAGCAACCCTCATGAATCCAACCGCTTGCGTGTTCGTTTCCCCAGGCCTGTTGCCAGAGATCGTCCTTTGTTTCCGTACTCCTGGGAAGAAGCCATCGGCATATCATTGCTTGCCCGAGCTGATGGTGGTAGACTAAAGGAGGAGACATTTGTCATGTGCAAAACACTCAAGGAGCCTGGGAAGTTCCTCGTGCTGACCGAGAAGCTTCTTCTGCTAGTCTCAAGCCCATATTTGGTGGATCTAGGGTCACCTCAGTTTGTGGGTGTTCCTCCTGACCCTCAGTGGTCAATTGACACGGAGATGCACCTCAAGAGCGTTGTTCATCTGGACAGGTCTCTGGAGGTTGTGAATATTGTTGGGAGCAATGGAGAGACTTCGCCGAGGGACAAAAGAGGCGGCGCGAGAAACAGGGTCATGAACTCGGCCTTTGTCCCCCTGTTTCACCTCAGCATCGAGCTGCCAAACGTTGAGGATGCAGAAGGCACACTGCAGGTGCTAGAGGCACTCATCGACAAGGGGAGGGCACGGAGGTGGGATAAGAACATCCTACACCGAAGCAACATCAGTTGA
- the LOC117861427 gene encoding large ribosomal subunit protein P1, giving the protein MSSSEIACTYAALILSDDGIPITAEKIATIVKAANIKVESYWPALFAKLLEKRSVEDLILSVGSGGGAAPVAAAAPAGGAAAAAAPAAEEKKEEAKEESDDDMGFSLFD; this is encoded by the exons ATGTCGTCCAGTGAGATCGCCTGCACCTACGCCGCCCTCATCCTCAGCGACGATGGCATCCCCATCACT GCTGAGAAGATCGCGACCATCGTGAAGGCTGCCAACATCAAGGTTGAGTCTTACTGGCCCGCGCTCTTCGCCAAGCTCCTGGAGAAGCGCAGCGTTGAGGACCTCATCCTCTCCGTTGGATCTG gtggtggtgctgctccagttgctgccgctgcccctgctggtggtgctgcagctgctgctgccccggctgctgaggagaagaaggaggaggccaaGGAGGAGTCCGATGATGACATGGGCTTCAGCCTGTTCGACTAA